One Podospora pseudopauciseta strain CBS 411.78 chromosome 5 map unlocalized CBS411.78m_5, whole genome shotgun sequence DNA window includes the following coding sequences:
- a CDS encoding uncharacterized protein (EggNog:ENOG503NWFZ; COG:G), with amino-acid sequence MASLAGRLLGLASLASAFVSRDGTGRLPAMGWNSWNEYECNISEGVFITVARQLVDLGLKDLGYEYVNIDDCWSDKELRRDATTGELIPDAEKFPRGIVKVAEEVHSLGLKLGIYSDAGTDTCGGYAGSLGYEELDAATFSKWGIDSEGQDLKYDNCNVPPEWADEYEYIPEEPANNAPPGYDWGTSNTAKRYRVMHDALQRQNRTIQYSLCAWGHAHVERWGNSTGHSWRMWGDIFPAWKGKEKWSWGLMPIVNQASLLWNYTDFGSHNDWDMLEVGNGDLTIEENRSHFALWCALKSALIVGTPLDTLALRKPILDILSNKELIDFNQDPVYGASAMPYKWGNDRPANTSDRDHPAAFWVGTSVKGIHVFLLNTRDTAVNMRAVFAEIPPLKSGGKGYLVHDMWTGEDLGIFRKYFELEVKAHDTAALTITKADGKHPNPRWSPK; translated from the exons ATGGCGTCTCTTGCAGGGCGGCTCCTCGGGCTGGCTTCTTTGGCTTCAGCCTTTGTCAGTCGAGACGGGACCGGCCGTCTCCCAGCTATGGGATGGAACTCCTGGAACGAGTACGAATGCAACATCAGCGAGGGAGTCTTCATCACCGTGGCCAGGCAGTTGGTTGACTTGGGGCTCAAGGACCTCGGCTATGAATACGTCAACATTGATGATTGCTGGAGCGACAAAGAACTAAGACGTGACGCAACGACCGGCGAGTTGATACCCGACGCCGAGAAATTCCCTCGGGGCATTGTCAAGGTGGCAGAGGAGGTCCACTCACTGGGGCTGAAGTTGGGCATCTACAGTGATGCAG GCACCGATACATGTGGTGGTTACGCAGGATCACTCGGGTATGAAGAACTGGATGCTGCAACATTCAGCAAATGGGGCATTGACT CAGAGGGCCAAGATCTCAAGTACGACAACTGCAATGTGCCGCCCGAATGGGCTGATGAATACGAGTACATCCCTGAGGAACCAGCCAACAATGCCCCCCCTGGCTATGACTGGGGGACATCCAACACCGCTAAACGCTACCGTGTTATGCATGACGCCCTCCAAAGACAGAACCGCACCATCCAATACTCACTCTGCGCCTGGGGCCACGCACACGTCGAGCGCTGGGGTAACAGCACCGGTCATTCGTGGAGAATGTGGGGAGACATCTTCCCCGCGTGGAAGGGCAAAGAGAAATGGAGTTGGGGACTGATGCCGATTGTCAACCAGGCATCACTGCTGTGGAACTATACTGATTTCGGAAGCCACAATGACTGGGACATGCTCGAGGTTGGCAATGGGGACCTGACGATCGAGGAGAACCGCAGCCACTTTGCTCTTTGGTGTGCTTTGAAAAGCGCGCTTATCGTCGGAACCCCCCTGGATACATTGGCGTTGAGAAAGCCCATTCTCGATATTCTTTCAAACAAGGAGCTGATCGACTTCAACCAAGACCCGGTTTATGGTGCTTCGGCCATGCCCTACAAATGGGGCAACGACAGGCCCGCCAATACGTCGGACAGGGACCATCCGGCTGCTTTTTGGGTGGGTACATCGGTCAAGGGGATCCATGTTTTCCTGCTCAATACACGTGACACGGCTGTAAACATGCGGGCTGTCTTTGCCGAGATCCCACCGTTGAAGTCTGGGGGCAAGGGTTATTTGGTACACGACATGTGGACAGGGGAGGATCTCGGGATCTTTAGGAAGTATTTTGAGTTGGAAGTCAAGGCGCATGATACTGCCGCGCTGACAATTACCAAGGCTGATG GGAAACATCCTAATCCTCGGTGGTCCCCAAAATAA
- a CDS encoding uncharacterized protein (COG:K; EggNog:ENOG503NVJ4) has product MAGTPTTTTATTITPRPATRFKREKYSSIACEECRGRKLKCRITVPGCCDRCRAQGLQCRITRPQRGLRSQLRPIPAPTNVSQNDDPIARFRQLEHELNILRHQVAQLTSFHQNQSPSPPAQQSHASGYSEEAKPFSISQVRTRVEPHFVGMTRPTFTLNIAKASLELMGVVVDNDNAHLELAPSPPQQDACSVAGNDPLLRLALPEIQRLYAVFQDEIASSYPAFYCRDVAAKIPDIVDRLSGVSHQDDAARVQKETQFLKVAVATALVLERTGSKLAMDLYTSVEHETGKMYAHPQVELIEIRTAAIMATYHFYCDEELYAWRTLGIAARMVLEMGLHRRQSLITNFLDPADREDALVVFWSVYCLDRRWSLGTGLSFAIVDRDVDPELPDLPAHQVYLRSLVDYARLCSKVWEALPQFGSTSTSASPALILDQQIQDWVCGIPSPFRLSSHFYPPINPPTLDLDYPTLTPSRAARNVRSMMHLRGNHLRSLVNRHHVLTSSAIAANPPQARLVVQIARDSIQVIVTLSRETDIYARQQPAYNHYLISALAIVLLATCHAPELFAAACCQDIADAVNLVRGFSETSIAGYRLWKSMCGIVSAVSALGLGYHHAEQQAHHSGDEHQMPRPFPQPPHQMDADNEMRDFFDSSFYNPEAAPPDMSHVGMDLMGLFDAF; this is encoded by the exons ATGGCCGGGACACctacaaccaccaccgccaccaccataaCCCCTCGTCCTGCTACACGATTCAAGAGAGAAAAGTACTCAAGTATTGCGTG TGAGGAGTGCCGAGGCCGCAAGCTCAAGTGTCGAATTACAGTTCCTGGCTGCTGTGATCGTTGTCGAGCTCAGGGCCTACAATGTCGAATCACTCGCCCACAGAGAGGCCTGAGAAGCCAACTGCGTCCTATACCAGCTCCCACCAACGTCAGCCAAAACGATGACCCCATCGCACGGTTTCGCCAGTTGGAACATGAGCTCAATATTCTGCGTCACCAGGTTGCTCAGTTGACCTCATTCCATCAGAACCAAAGCCCCAGCCCACCGGCACAGCAGTCTCATGCTTCTGGATACTCTGAGGAAGCAAAACCTTTCAGTATCTCTCAAGTTCGGACTCGGGTTGAGCCACATTTTGTGGGCATGACACGGCCCACTTTCACCCTCAACATTGCCAAGGCTTCTCTAGAACtgatgggggttgttgtggaCAACGATAATGCTCATCTGGAGCtagcaccatcaccgccacaACAAGATGCATGCTCAGTCGCCGGAAATGATCCATTGCTGCGCCTTGCTCTCCCAGAAATACAGCGCCTTTATGCTGTCTTTCAGGATGAAATAGCCTCGTCATACCCTGCCTTTTACTGTCGGGATGTGGCGGCAAAAATACCAGACATCGTTGATCGGCTATCAGGGGTTTCTCATCAGGATGATGCCGCGCGCGTCCAGAAGGAGACTCAATTTCTCAAAGTAGCCGTTGCGACAGCTCTTGTTTTAGAAAGAACTGGGAGCAAGTTGGCAATGGACCTTTACACATCGGTCGAGCATGAGACTGGCAAGATGTATGCCCATCCTCAGGTAGAGCTCATCGAGATTCGAACGGCGGCTATCATG GCAACGTACCACTTTTATTGTGACGAAGAGCTCTACGCCTGGCGCA CTCTGGGCATTGCAGCTAGAATGGTACTAGAGATGGGCTTGCATCGACGGCAGAGTTTGATCACGAACTTTCTTGACCCGGCAGATCGAGAAGATGCTTTGGTTGTTTTCTGGTCTGTTTATTGCCTTGACCGTCGATGGAGCTTAGGTACTGGCCTGTCTTTTGCCATAGTTGACCGTGATGTTGACCCTGAGCTTCCTGATCTG CCAGCACATCAAGTCTACCTTCGTTCGCTTGTCGACTATGCTCGCCTCTGCTCCAAGGTCTGGGAAGCCCTCCCCCAGTTCGGCAGCACATCAACCTCCGCATCTCCCGCGCTGATTCTTGATCAGCAAATCCAAGACTGGGTTTGCGGCATACCCTCCCCGTTCAGGCTGTCTTCTCACTTTTATCCCCCCATAAACCCGCCCACCCTTGACCTCGACTACCCCACCCTGACGCCCTCAAGAGCTGCACGCAACGTCCGCTCAATGATGCATCTTCGCGGCAACCATCTGCGGTCCCTAGTAAACCGCCACCATGTCCTCACCAGCAGCGCCATTGccgccaaccctccccaagcGCGCCTTGTCGTCCAAATAGCAAGGGATTCTATCCAGGTCATTGTCACGCTGAGTAGAGAAACCGACATCTACGCGCGGCAACAGCCGGCTTATAACCACTACCTCATATCGGCGCTCGCCATAGTCCTCCTCGCTACTTGCCATGCACCAGAATTATTCGCCGCCGCCTGTTGTCAAGACATTGCCGACGCCGTCAACCTTGTCAGGGGCTTCTCCGAGACCAGCATCGCGGGCTATCGGTTATGGAAGAGCATGTGCGGGATTGTCTCGGCGGTTTCAGCACTGGGCTTGGGATATCACCACGCCGAGCAGCAGGCACATCACAGTGGAGATGAACATCAGATGCCACGGCCGTTTCCACAGCCACCGCATCAAATGGATGCCGATAACGAGATGAGGGACTTTTTCGATTCTAGCTTTTACAACCCAGAGGCGGCGCCACCTGACATGTCCCATGTTGGAATGGATTTGATGGGTCTGTTTGATGCGTTTTGA
- a CDS encoding uncharacterized protein (COG:C; EggNog:ENOG503NZZV; CAZy:AA4), whose translation MQLEKFLTAAEAIVGSDNVSREPTSGAPEGLDGSVAYGDPFPLSRPHRPGPAVRPETVDQVRELVRAANRFEVPMWTVSRGKNLGYGGSAPVVDRNVILDLHRMNKIIEINEEYAYAIVEPGVTFIQLYEEIKKRKLNLWISVPAIGWGSVVGNTLERGIGYTQDAAHYKHQCGMEVVLPDGDLLRTGMGVVEDSKVWPLYSGGFGPGLDGLFFQSNYGIVTKMGIQFSPAPEAYTRILVEVPEEQDLAPLVGTMTDLMRRRIVANPPQLYGRMTLIIGAARRDPEIAKILGEHGNFARHIPQELISKVSTILGLPAWCAGFALYGPPEAQAGLLEAVKRRFKQVKGAKVTHETFNAVPGEYLRSEDVTQDFLPQSGVPSINHALAFSSKEDGLWHNCYSPVLPPSGRELYEWYVRAKKITEDHDLNFLADFHVFDRYIISINLIMFHPSAKARLHDVQYALMEDSKKLGYLEYRTHVSFMDATAAHQTFNNGAFGRFTTMLKDTIDPNGILSPGKQGIWNSTAKLARLGLEEK comes from the exons ATGCAACTGGAGAAATTTCTTACCGCCGCCGAGGCTATCGTGGGCTCCGACAATGTGTCGAGAGAGCCAACCTCTGGTGCCCCAGAGGGCCTGGATGGGAGTGTCGCCTACGGTGATCCATTCCCCTTGTCTCGGCCGCACCGCCCTGGGCCAGCAGTTCGTCCCGAAACGGTTGACCAAGTGCGTGAGCTTGTCCGGGCGGCGAACAGGTTCGAGGTACCCATGTGGACAGTGTCGAGGGGAAAGAATCTTGG ATATGGCGGCTCTGCCCCAGTCGTAGACCGCAACGTTATCCTCGATTTGCACCGAATGAACAAGATCATCGAGATTAACGAAGAATATGCCTACGCCATCGTGGAGCCTGGCGTGACATTCATACAATTATACGAAGAGAtcaagaagcgcaagctcAACCTCTGGATCTCTGTCCCGGCCATTGGATGGGGTTCCGTGGTTGGAAATACCTTGGAGCGAGGTATTGGTTACACGCAGGATGCTGCCCATTACAAGCACCAGTGCGGCATGGAGGTCGTCCTCCCTGATGGTGATTTGCTGCGAACTGGTATGGGTGTTGTGGAGGACAGCAAGGTGTGGCCGCTGTATTCAGGGGGCTTTGGGCCCGGGTTGGATGGTCTGTTCTTCCAGTCAAATTATG GCATTGTCACGAAGATGGGGATTCAATTCTCCCCTGCCCCTGAAGCCTACACTAGAATCCTCGTCGAAGTCCCCGAGGAACAAGATTTGGCGCCGCTGGTTGGCACCATGACTGACCTGATGCGCCGGCGCATTGTGGCCAACCCTCCACAGCTGTATGGCAGGATGACTCTGATCATCGGTGCAGCGCGTCGCGACCCCGAGATTGCCAAAATCTTGGGCGAGCACGGCAACTTTGCACGTCACATCCCTCAGGAGCTTATCAGCAAGGTTTCCACCATCCTGGGATTGCCAGCCTGGTGTGCAGGTTTCGCTCTCTATGGTCCCCCAGAAGCCCAGGCGGGCCTTTTGGAGGCTGTCAAGCGGCGCTTCAAGCAGGTCAAGGGCGCAAAGGTTACACATGAGACTTTTAATGCTGTGCCTGGCGAGTATCTCAGAAGCGAGGATGTCACACAAGACTTCCTCCCTCAGAGCGGAGTTCCTTCCATCAATCATGCTTTGGCCTTCTCGTCAAAAGAGGACGGTCTCTGGCACAACTGCTACTCCCCTGTCCTACCACCCTCGGGCCGCGAGCTGTACGAGTGGTACGTCAGGGCCAAGAAGATCACCGAGGATCACGATCTTAATTTCCTTGCCGATTTCCACGTCTTCGACAGATACATCATAAGCATTAACTTGATCATGTTCCATCCCTCAGCCAAGGCCCGACTGCACGATGTCCAATACGCTCTCATGGAGGACTCCAAGAAGCTGGGTTATTTGGAGTACCGCACCCACGTCAGCTTCATGGATGCTACGGCAGCTCACCAGACGTTTAATAACGGTGCATTTGGGAGATTTACCACCATGTTGAAGGATACTATTGATCCCAACGGAATTTTGAGTCCAGGGAAGCAGGGTATTTGGAACTCGACGGCGAAGTTGGCAAGACTGGGGCTTGAGGAGAAGTag